A section of the Schistosoma haematobium chromosome ZW, whole genome shotgun sequence genome encodes:
- a CDS encoding hypothetical protein (SECRETED:SignalP(1-21)), with protein MSDTLHFNFLLWLCFIKLIYSNHHSTIGIINVNETDQTFSQTDHYYYTELIRFNQSSPVIFDHMNKPINLSRPRPFMPLFPFIYFGEQFRLVTIFSQGFELYTFGISHFISSKSPANKYEDTL; from the exons ATGTCTGATACTCTTCATTTTAACTTCTTGTTATGGTTGTGTTTTATCAAACTTATATACTCGAACCACCATTCAACAATTGGGATCATAAATGTTAATGAAACTGATCAAACATTTTCACAA acagatcattattattacacagAATTAATACGATTCAATCAATCATCTCCAGTCATATTTGATCATATGAATAAACCGATTAATTTATCTAGACCAAGG CCATTTATGCCTCTATTCCCATTTATATATTTTGGTGAACAATTTCGTTTGGTTACAATATTTTCACAGG gtTTTGAACTGTATACCTTCGGCATATCACACTTCATTTCGAGCAAGTCACCTGCAAACAAATATGAAGACACTTTATGA